Below is a window of Komagataella phaffii GS115 chromosome 1, complete sequence DNA.
CGCAAATCAACTTAGCTATCACTCCTGAGTTAGAACAGCCCAATCCATTCAATAGCACCTCACTTACAACCAAACCCGATTCAGATATCTGCACCATTCAAGAACAGCCCAACGACGAACATTCAGTGATAGCCAAACCTACCTCTTCTCCAATACAATCAgcatcttcctcttttgtCAAACGGATCAAGACGAGACTGAGGTCACCATCAATGCCCAATCCCAATTCACATTCCCAGTTGAATCCAAATTTCCAAAGTAAAAAAGCTGAAACAGATAATGTagtttcttccaatccATACTTTCAACATCAGGGACTACCACCTCACTCCAACAAGCTGAAACCATTGTACGGTTTGGAAAATGGGGACCTTAGCATTAAGTTGAAGCACCATCAAAGTGCTAACAATTCCACGGTTTCCCTTTCCAAACCAAATAGTTCCACGCCCAGCGGAAGAGATTCGcatccttcaatttcaagcGCACGCAACAGTACTTCCAACCTATTTGCCATTCAGAAAAGACTCCGAAGAGTTGCATCGGCTCCCCTGGGCCTCAAAGCTATGGCACAAGAGGAGTACCAGCATTCACATTCACAGCAAAATAACTTAGACATAAATTCAACAACGTTTCTCAAACCCAAACTGCCGATTAACGAGCTAGATACTCACATTGGGGAGCTCAAGACGAGACCTAGAAACAGATCAGTAGGGCGAACTTACTCTAGTAACGCTCGCAAAATATGTGATGCTCAGGTTAATGAAAAGTCCTTCGAAAAGATCAAGCTTTTGGGTCGTGGTGATGTGGGTAAAGTGTACTTGGTGAGGGAACATGCTACTCATAAATTGTACGCAATGAAAGTactaaagaagaaggaaatgaTTCGGCgaaacaaaatcaataGAGCTCTAGCTGAACAAGAGATCCTAGCAACAAGCAATCATCCTTTCATAGTAACCCTTTACCATTCATTTCAATCTGAAGAATACTTATACCTATGTACCGAGTATTGTATGGGTggagaatttttcagagcgttgaaaacaagaaagatgaaatgcatatctgaagatgatgctCGCTTCTATGCTGCGGAAGTGACGGCTGCTTTGGAGTATCTACATCTGATGGGTTTCATATATAGGGATTTAAAACCGGAGAACATTCTCTTGCATCAATCGGGTCACATTATGTTGTCAGACTTCGATCTATCCAAGCAGATATCAACAACCAAAGACCCAGTGATTGTTGGAAACAGGAATACGCCAACATTGGATACAAAGGCTTGTGTAGATGGGTTTAGAACCAACTCCTTTGTTGGAACTGAAGAGTATATTGCACCTGAAGTTATTCATGGAAATGGCCATACCA
It encodes the following:
- a CDS encoding Putative protein kinase that, when overexpressed, interferes with pheromone-induced growth arrest; protein product: MVKSTEEMDQESTSNSKGISLSLPKSRQESRSRSNSRKLSVTRLFSFGNDTNGGSDHQMSPVPNFDVVEPSDTDEDHSSTRLSKLKGMFKFASSVSSSQINLAITPELEQPNPFNSTSLTTKPDSDICTIQEQPNDEHSVIAKPTSSPIQSASSSFVKRIKTRLRSPSMPNPNSHSQLNPNFQSKKAETDNVVSSNPYFQHQGLPPHSNKLKPLYGLENGDLSIKLKHHQSANNSTVSLSKPNSSTPSGRDSHPSISSARNSTSNLFAIQKRLRRVASAPLGLKAMAQEEYQHSHSQQNNLDINSTTFLKPKLPINELDTHIGELKTRPRNRSVGRTYSSNARKICDAQVNEKSFEKIKLLGRGDVGKVYLVREHATHKLYAMKVLKKKEMIRRNKINRALAEQEILATSNHPFIVTLYHSFQSEEYLYLCTEYCMGGEFFRALKTRKMKCISEDDARFYAAEVTAALEYLHLMGFIYRDLKPENILLHQSGHIMLSDFDLSKQISTTKDPVIVGNRNTPTLDTKACVDGFRTNSFVGTEEYIAPEVIHGNGHTSAVDWWTLGIFIYEMLVGTTPFKGNTRKKTFSNILKYEPSFPDNHPVSHQCKSIIKKLLIKDENLRLGSKSGASEIKAHPWFKATRWALLRNQKPPLIPVFSKSSSPSKEEKSELQQDEEEDEAGSGAGDEKTDPNAPDLFEHFNSITLHHEYQNGEDGAVMYDVDELGDISYAATESSGSHTSSKYGGMSFLKR